In a single window of the Elaeis guineensis isolate ETL-2024a chromosome 8, EG11, whole genome shotgun sequence genome:
- the LOC105049891 gene encoding transcription factor IBH1-like 1, with protein MQASNTFKRAFLKRMLLGLQLAGVSSKSMTIQERKSAIKLSADVAMAGARGSTNWTHALIANLSKQERNKAIVRSILGKDYEKLTKPCHHTWKNPRSKKILRRSVIRVCSRKRNVLRAPATSVLLARVLVKKRTQVLKRLVPGGESLDGFYLLDETLDYVLSLRVQVDLMQRLLKASEASNLRSPNVLQARETSSFRK; from the exons ATGCAAGCCTCAAACACATTCAAGCGAGCCTTCCTCAAGCGCATGCTCCTGGGTCTCCAACTAGCTGGGGTTTCATCCAAGAGCATGACCATCCAAGAGAGAAAGAGTGCCATCAAGCTCTCGGCAGATGTCGCCATGGCCGGCGCTAGAGGCAGCACAAATTGGACTCATGCCCTCATTGCCAACCTTTCAAAACAAGAGAGGAACAAGGCCATTGTGAGGAGTATCCTGGGGAAAGATTATGAGAAGCTGACGAAGCCATGCCACCACACGTGGAAGAACCCTAGAAGTAAGAAGATCTTGAGGAGGAGTGTCATCAGGGTGTGTTCAAGGAAGAGAAATGTTCTTCGTGCACCTGCAACAAGTGTACTTCTTGCCAGAGTTTTGGTGAAGAAGAGGACTCAGGTGCTCAAAAGACTAGTACCTGGAGGTGAGTCCTTGGATGGCTTCTATTTGTTGGATGAGACTTTAGATTATGTCCTCTCCCTCCGAGTTCAGGTTGATCTCATGCAACGCCTTTTGAAAGCCTCTGAAGCCTCAAATCTCAG ATCTCCTAATGTGTTGCAAGCGAGGGAGACTTCAAGTTTTCGCAAATGA